In a genomic window of Polycladomyces abyssicola:
- the tgt gene encoding tRNA guanosine(34) transglycosylase Tgt yields the protein MAVKYELIKVCKQSGARLGRLHTPHGTIDTPVFMPVGTQATVKAMSPEELKEMGAGIILGNTYHLFLRPGYDIVREAGGLHGFMNWDRAILTDSGGFQVFSLSDLREITEEGVSFRSHLSGEKLFISPEKSIEIQNALGADIIMAFDECPPYPADREYVRASTERTARWAERCLKAHQRPDEQALFGIVQGGMYQDLREESARQLTALDFPGYAVGGLSVGEPKDLMYEVLEYTTPLLPADKPRYLMGVGSPDALIEGVIRGIDMFDCVLPTRIARNGTTMTSQGRIVIRNAKYARDFTPLDPECDCYTCRNYTRAYLRHLIKADEIFGLRLTTYHNLYFLLNMMKQVRQAIAEDRLLDFRDAFFEKYYGANQGRGF from the coding sequence TTGGCCGTCAAATATGAACTGATCAAAGTATGCAAGCAATCGGGAGCCCGATTGGGTCGTTTACATACCCCGCACGGCACGATCGATACACCTGTATTCATGCCTGTCGGTACCCAAGCCACCGTCAAGGCGATGAGCCCGGAAGAATTGAAAGAGATGGGCGCCGGTATCATTCTCGGCAACACCTACCATCTTTTTCTTCGCCCGGGTTATGACATCGTCCGGGAAGCGGGCGGCCTGCACGGATTTATGAACTGGGACCGTGCCATCCTCACCGATAGCGGTGGGTTTCAGGTGTTCAGCCTGAGCGATCTCCGGGAAATCACCGAAGAGGGCGTCTCCTTCCGATCACACCTGAGCGGGGAAAAATTGTTCATCAGTCCGGAGAAATCCATCGAGATCCAAAATGCGCTCGGTGCGGACATCATCATGGCGTTTGACGAGTGCCCGCCCTATCCGGCTGATCGGGAATATGTCCGGGCATCGACCGAACGAACGGCTCGTTGGGCTGAACGGTGTCTCAAAGCGCATCAAAGACCGGATGAGCAAGCGTTATTCGGCATTGTGCAAGGCGGGATGTACCAGGATCTTCGGGAAGAGAGCGCACGCCAGTTGACGGCTCTCGATTTTCCGGGATATGCAGTGGGGGGATTGAGCGTTGGTGAACCCAAAGATCTGATGTACGAAGTGTTGGAGTACACCACGCCCCTGCTGCCGGCAGACAAGCCGCGGTATCTGATGGGGGTGGGTTCACCTGATGCCCTCATCGAAGGAGTCATCCGAGGGATCGACATGTTCGATTGTGTCTTACCGACGAGAATCGCCCGCAACGGCACGACGATGACGAGCCAAGGGCGGATCGTGATACGCAATGCCAAATATGCCCGTGATTTTACCCCCCTCGATCCCGAATGTGATTGCTATACGTGTCGCAACTACACACGGGCGTATCTGCGTCATTTGATCAAGGCGGATGAAATCTTCGGGTTGCGCTTGACGACGTATCACAACCTGTATTTCCTGCTTAACATGATGAAACAGGTGCGTCAGGCGATTGCAGAAGATCGGTTGTTGGATTTCCGCGATGCATTCTTTGAGAAATATTATGGTGCCAATCAAGGACGCGGCTTTTGA
- a CDS encoding BglG family transcription antiterminator, with amino-acid sequence MAASSMIDYVPSEMERCKLILLMLLGRQNDISLFHLSSALKVSRNTVLLDLKNIKEMLKGEDLHLAYTRRGGYDLHGQEMEKRKWLIKLVREVLQMPNGKSWLLSVTELSSDEVTLIQKRIEQAEKRLQVRFTDEILEELPYIFSLLNRRIKRGQILQHHELDHQDIRNTRGYQIAKELFGQDDWSEPELLFIALQLLSSNLLSATPAKDEQTARLTAAIDQMLQTFEQLACITFHEKEHLIERLLFHSRPAYYRIKYGFPFDNPMLDVVVKEHGELHHLVKKSIHSFKALLKKDIPESECAYITMLIGGWLQKQGDALSERWKAIVVCPNGISVSKLLLETLRELFPEFIFLDAISVREFADYQLHYDLVFSTVFLNTDKKWFLVKPLLSAEEKRRLRMRVSQELLGFNPMQIDLEQLIGVIQQHAAIENKTTLKTSLKRFFQVKSSPYILEDRNRKKPDLADLLTSETILINKGVSTWQDAIHLASTPLIDMGSIDPGYVDAMIRMYDPSQPYIVIAPRVALPHARPEDGVSRLTMSMLCMEEGVEFAKGLTVNVVIVIAAVDRKQHLKALMQLNQLVSDPVNVTQIIQAGNKVSILRLVEKYSKLSEVS; translated from the coding sequence ATGGCTGCATCAAGTATGATCGATTATGTTCCCTCTGAAATGGAGCGGTGCAAACTCATCTTGTTGATGCTGCTCGGCCGGCAGAATGATATCTCCCTGTTCCACTTATCCAGCGCCCTCAAGGTGAGTCGCAATACGGTATTGCTGGATCTGAAAAATATCAAGGAAATGTTGAAGGGTGAAGATCTACATTTGGCATATACCCGGCGTGGCGGGTATGATCTTCACGGCCAAGAAATGGAGAAACGAAAATGGCTGATCAAACTGGTACGGGAAGTTTTGCAGATGCCCAATGGGAAATCGTGGCTGTTATCCGTGACAGAGCTGTCATCAGATGAGGTAACGCTCATTCAAAAAAGAATTGAACAAGCGGAAAAACGTCTGCAAGTACGGTTCACCGATGAAATACTGGAGGAATTGCCTTATATCTTTTCCCTTCTAAACAGAAGGATCAAAAGAGGACAGATTCTTCAACATCATGAGCTCGATCATCAGGATATTCGGAATACACGGGGATATCAGATTGCCAAAGAGCTGTTTGGTCAGGATGATTGGAGCGAACCCGAGCTCCTTTTTATCGCGTTGCAACTGTTGTCTTCCAATCTGCTGTCAGCTACTCCCGCCAAGGATGAGCAAACGGCTCGATTGACGGCAGCGATTGATCAGATGTTGCAAACGTTTGAGCAATTAGCCTGTATTACCTTTCACGAAAAGGAACATCTGATTGAGCGGCTGTTATTTCACTCGCGGCCAGCCTATTATCGCATCAAATACGGCTTCCCCTTCGACAATCCGATGTTGGATGTCGTTGTAAAAGAACATGGTGAATTACATCATTTGGTCAAGAAATCGATCCACTCATTCAAGGCGTTGTTAAAAAAAGACATACCAGAAAGTGAATGCGCTTACATCACCATGCTGATCGGAGGTTGGTTGCAAAAACAGGGGGATGCACTATCGGAAAGATGGAAAGCGATTGTGGTGTGTCCGAATGGGATATCTGTTTCCAAGCTATTGTTGGAAACGTTGCGTGAACTTTTTCCCGAGTTTATATTCCTGGATGCCATTTCCGTTCGGGAATTTGCCGACTATCAACTGCATTACGACCTGGTATTTTCCACGGTGTTTCTAAATACGGACAAGAAATGGTTTCTTGTCAAACCGCTGCTCTCGGCTGAGGAAAAACGCCGCTTGAGAATGCGTGTCTCGCAAGAGTTGTTGGGATTCAACCCGATGCAAATCGATCTGGAACAATTGATCGGGGTGATTCAACAACATGCCGCGATTGAGAACAAAACCACATTAAAAACTTCGCTCAAGCGCTTTTTTCAGGTAAAATCATCTCCCTATATCCTTGAAGATCGAAACAGGAAAAAACCCGATTTGGCCGATCTGTTGACCAGCGAGACCATTTTGATAAACAAGGGCGTTTCTACTTGGCAAGATGCCATTCATCTGGCTTCGACACCCTTGATCGACATGGGATCGATTGATCCCGGTTACGTTGACGCCATGATTCGCATGTACGACCCATCCCAACCCTATATCGTGATTGCGCCCAGGGTTGCCCTTCCCCATGCTAGACCGGAAGACGGGGTTTCCCGATTGACGATGAGCATGCTGTGCATGGAAGAAGGGGTGGAATTTGCCAAAGGGTTGACAGTAAATGTAGTGATCGTGATTGCAGCCGTTGATCGGAAACAGCATCTCAAAGCGCTCATGCAATTGAATCAACTCGTGTCGGATCCAGTCAATGTGACTCAAATCATACAAGCCGGAAATAAAGTGAGTATCCTTCGTTTGGTTGAAAAATATTCCAAATTAAGCGAAGTCAGCTGA
- a CDS encoding DUF2905 domain-containing protein, with the protein MNPFAKTLIVLGMVLVVIGLLWQFGGRFFPFGRLPGDIVVEKENVRFYFPIVSSIVLSILLSLILYLVRLFR; encoded by the coding sequence ATGAATCCGTTTGCCAAAACGTTGATCGTCTTGGGAATGGTACTGGTAGTGATTGGCCTTCTGTGGCAGTTCGGCGGGCGTTTTTTCCCCTTCGGTCGACTGCCCGGGGATATCGTCGTCGAGAAAGAGAATGTACGGTTCTACTTTCCGATCGTCTCCAGTATCGTACTCTCCATTTTACTGTCCCTGATTCTCTATTTGGTGCGCCTGTTCCGTTGA
- the ruvB gene encoding Holliday junction branch migration DNA helicase RuvB, with translation MEERIISAHMAEEDATVEFSLRPRYLSEYIGQTRVKENLKVYIEAAKMRGEALDHVLLYGPPGLGKTTLSHIIANELGVHIRATSGPAIERPGDLAAILTNLQPGDLLFIDEIHRLNRSVEEVLYPAMEDFALDIVIGKGPSARSVRLDLPPFTLVGATTRAGSLSSPLRDRFGVVSRLEYYTEDELTLIVQRAADLLGVAIREEGAVEIARRARGTPRVANRLLKRVRDFVQVQGDGVITGEAARDALDRIQVDKMGLDQIDHKLLLSIIENFRGGPVGLETIAATIGEEAHTVEDVYEPYLMQIGFLQRTPRGRVVTPKCYEHFGLEMPT, from the coding sequence GTGGAGGAACGGATCATTTCCGCTCATATGGCGGAAGAGGATGCGACGGTGGAGTTCAGCCTGCGCCCCCGTTACCTGAGCGAATATATCGGTCAAACGCGCGTGAAGGAAAATTTGAAAGTATACATAGAAGCGGCCAAAATGCGGGGCGAAGCTCTGGATCACGTGTTATTGTACGGCCCGCCCGGATTGGGGAAAACGACACTGTCTCACATCATCGCCAACGAGTTGGGGGTGCATATCCGGGCCACGTCCGGTCCGGCAATCGAGCGGCCCGGGGACTTGGCGGCCATCTTGACCAACCTTCAACCGGGCGATTTGTTGTTTATAGATGAGATTCACCGTTTGAACCGATCCGTGGAGGAAGTCTTGTATCCCGCGATGGAGGACTTCGCACTCGATATCGTGATCGGAAAAGGTCCCAGCGCCCGGTCGGTCCGGCTTGATTTGCCGCCGTTTACGCTTGTGGGTGCCACGACGCGGGCTGGTTCGCTTTCATCCCCTTTGCGGGATCGTTTCGGAGTGGTCAGTCGGTTGGAGTATTATACAGAGGACGAACTCACTCTGATCGTGCAGCGGGCGGCTGATTTGCTCGGGGTGGCCATCCGGGAGGAAGGCGCTGTGGAAATCGCCCGGCGGGCGAGAGGCACACCTCGTGTGGCCAACCGCCTGCTGAAACGGGTACGGGACTTCGTCCAAGTGCAGGGTGACGGTGTGATCACGGGAGAAGCAGCCCGGGATGCATTGGACCGGATTCAGGTGGACAAAATGGGATTGGACCAGATAGACCACAAATTGTTGTTGTCTATCATCGAAAATTTCCGTGGGGGACCTGTTGGTCTGGAGACGATCGCGGCCACGATCGGTGAGGAGGCGCACACGGTGGAAGACGTCTACGAGCCGTATCTGATGCAGATCGGTTTTCTCCAGCGTACCCCCCGCGGCCGTGTGGTCACCCCCAAATGTTACGAGCACTTCGGATTGGAGATGCCGACATGA
- the yajC gene encoding preprotein translocase subunit YajC: MNEGGTTVNNAFLVQIAPLILMFAIFYFLLIRPQQKRQRERNAMLAALKRGDKVVTIGGLHGTITDLTDERVTLKVSDNTRLVFERSAINAVLNKTEDTKDEKKEEKKEEEKKD; the protein is encoded by the coding sequence ATGAATGAAGGAGGAACAACAGTGAACAACGCTTTTTTGGTACAAATCGCACCGCTGATTCTGATGTTTGCCATCTTCTATTTCCTGTTGATCCGTCCCCAGCAAAAGCGGCAACGGGAACGCAACGCCATGCTGGCGGCGTTGAAACGTGGTGACAAGGTCGTTACCATCGGCGGATTGCACGGAACGATCACCGATCTGACCGATGAACGTGTCACGCTGAAAGTGAGCGACAACACCCGGTTGGTGTTTGAACGTTCCGCGATCAACGCGGTCTTGAACAAAACGGAAGATACGAAGGACGAGAAAAAGGAAGAGAAGAAAGAAGAAGAGAAGAAGGATTGA
- the queA gene encoding tRNA preQ1(34) S-adenosylmethionine ribosyltransferase-isomerase QueA, with product MDVSMFDFDLPEELIAQKPNPERSASRLMVLHRDTGEVEHKRFPDLLDYLQPGDVLVLNDTRVRPSRLIGVKEETGAKIELLLLKPLGNDRWEALVKPAKRVKQGTVITFGDGRLTAVCEGESEVAGGRLFRLQYDSDDVESLLEELGQMPLPPYIREQLDDPERYQTVFSRVVGSAAAPTAGLHFTPALLERIEEKGVHIAYITLHVGLGTFRPVTAEKVEDHQMHAEYYEVSEETAEIIRRARAEGGRIFAVGTTTVRTLETVASRFGEIRATSGWTDIFIYPGFRFRAVDAMVTNFHLPKSTLIMLVSAFASREQVLAAYREAVRERYRFFSFGDAMLIV from the coding sequence ATGGATGTATCGATGTTTGATTTTGATTTGCCGGAAGAGCTGATCGCACAGAAGCCCAACCCGGAGCGATCCGCGTCACGGCTGATGGTGTTGCATCGGGATACGGGGGAGGTGGAACACAAACGATTTCCCGATCTGTTGGACTATTTGCAGCCCGGTGATGTGCTGGTGTTGAACGACACCCGCGTCCGCCCTTCCCGTTTGATCGGTGTCAAGGAAGAAACGGGTGCGAAAATTGAATTGCTGTTGCTGAAACCATTGGGGAATGACCGTTGGGAAGCGCTGGTCAAACCGGCGAAGCGGGTAAAGCAGGGAACCGTGATCACCTTCGGCGACGGTCGCCTGACCGCAGTCTGCGAAGGGGAATCCGAGGTGGCCGGCGGTCGTCTTTTTCGCCTTCAATATGATTCGGATGATGTGGAATCGCTGTTGGAAGAGCTGGGACAGATGCCGTTACCGCCCTACATTCGCGAACAATTGGACGATCCGGAGCGGTATCAGACCGTCTTTTCGCGGGTGGTGGGCTCAGCGGCCGCACCGACGGCTGGATTGCACTTCACGCCCGCGTTGTTGGAGCGTATCGAGGAGAAAGGCGTCCATATCGCATATATCACGCTGCACGTCGGTTTGGGCACGTTTCGGCCGGTCACGGCGGAGAAGGTGGAAGACCATCAGATGCATGCCGAATATTACGAGGTGAGTGAGGAAACTGCAGAAATCATCCGTCGGGCCAGAGCTGAAGGTGGGCGCATTTTTGCCGTGGGCACCACCACCGTACGCACCCTGGAGACAGTTGCTTCCCGGTTTGGCGAAATCCGGGCGACAAGCGGCTGGACCGACATCTTTATCTACCCCGGATTTCGTTTTCGCGCAGTGGATGCAATGGTCACCAATTTTCATCTTCCAAAATCGACGCTGATTATGCTGGTCAGTGCGTTTGCGTCACGGGAGCAGGTGCTCGCGGCCTACCGTGAGGCAGTTCGGGAACGTTACCGATTTTTCAGTTTTGGTGATGCGATGTTGATCGTGTGA